DNA from Deinococcus deserti VCD115:
AGTTTGAAACCCACGGTATCGCGGACTTGGGCGCCGTGTGGGCAGAGCCCAGTGCTCGACGCCAAAACGAACTGGGACAAGGTGTCGACGATTGGGGCGATCACGACGACAGGCAGTTCTTGCAGCAGACTCATCAGGCCGCCATCAAAGGCACCCAGGTCATCCATTTCCTGACCCATCTGCTCCGACATGTGCCTGGGAAGGTCACAGTGATCCCAAGCATTCACAAAACGAAGGCGCTGAGCGCCTTCGTCGCCGGTGAGGTTCGTCTGTCTCTCAAGTATCTGCCGCCGTACTCACCAGAGTTGAATCCTATTGAACTGGTCTGGGCCTACATCAAGCAACACATGTTGGCGAATTTCTGTCCAAAAGATTTGCTCACTCTGAAGTCACGACCGCTTCAGGCGTGGCAGCGTGTTTGGTACATCCAACTCTCGACCCGATTGTTTTACGGCAGCCAAGCGTGACCGATTTAAGAAGGTATCAATAATGGCGGAGGGTCACAGCGAGGAGCCGGATTGCACCCAGGTGATAAGCACTGTGCGTCAGGATGCTCAAAAAACCACCGATGGGCTCGTCGTCCCAGACCTCAATCTGATGGAGGTGCGTCATGGCAGCGGCATACTCATCACGAATTGCCCGCTTGAGGTCGCTCCATTCCTCAGGGGTGACCGTACGGGTTTCCCAACTTCCCGGCCAGTCAGGTCGCACATCTTCCTCCTGGGCGATGAAGCGGCGGAGAATGTGGATGTAATAGCGAATGTGTTCCGTGTGCGCCGCAATGGTTGCTCCATCCGGCTTCAGAGGTGTTGAGGCGAGTTCATGATCAAGATCATCTAGTGTTTCAAAGACGCTCCCGTGGCCTCTCCCATCGATGTAATGGCTTCCTTGGCCGCCTGTCCCTTCAAAGGTTTCGCGGAGAAGATCGGTTAAGTTGCTGAGGTAGTCCGGAGCATCAACCGTAGGCATAGTGCCTCCAGCGCGCCTTATAAGGCGACGCAGAATAAGTGGGGCGTGGGCGACGCGTTGGCCTCGCCTTGTGGTGACTCAATTCGGTTTAAGTGGGGAGTACGAAGCGTGGTTGGCCATGACACACCTGTCGGCGCATACGCGAGATCAGCGGAGGCGCGCGGAACACTGCACACTCTACGCGGTTTATGACGTGTGAGGTCTGTTGGCCTCACTGTTCCTTATCTACGCAGGCATCAATACTGGCAACCACGTCATGGCCTGAAAAGCGCAGGCGGTTGAACTCGTCACATCAGAAGCTGCCGCCGCCGCCCACGCGCACACCCTGGTAATAGGCATACGCAGCGCTGTAACAGGCTGGTTCGGCATACCAGGATTTTGCGGCGCAAATCACTTTCATGTTGCTGTAAAACACGTCGTCACTGGTCTTTCGGTTGGCATCTGTTCGTTGATAGACTTTGAGATTCCGGTACGCAAAGTCATGAACGTTGCAAGCGGGGCGAAAGTCTTCCCGGTAGCCGAGACCGAGTCCGTCGGGTGCGCTGCATCCATCCCGTGTCCAGTTCAGGCCGCTATAGGGCAGTGTGGTGCCGGCATAGCTCGCGTATTGACCGTTGTAATAAGTGACCGTCCTCCAGCCGACACGCTTGATATAAGCCAGGCGGTCAGCAGCAAGATCCTGGCCTGTGATCGTTGGTGTCTCTGGGAAACTCAGAACTGTAGGCCGCTCGCCATAAGCTTCCTGAAGCGCCTGAACCAGTCCTGGATCGTTGGCATATCGGCTGAGGATCGCCTGCGATTCCGGATCCTGTAATTCGGGTCTCTCTGCATAGGCGCCCACCAGAGAGTCCCCTGGAAGTGTGACGGCGACGTCGGGGACAGTCTGTCCACAAGAGGCCAACAGAGAGACAAGAACAGCAGCAGAGAGCACCTGGCGCATAAGACTCCTTGTTTTCGGAATTGAATAGGGATGCTTTCTGAGTGTACTCAGTTCATTTTCTGCTGATACCACTAGCTGACGTAAGTAAACGAATGATGAAGCTTATGTAAATGCAGGAATAAGCGGCTCCGATGACGTACGCTTTTTCGCCCAGCTGATAGATATGGCCAGGCGCTTGATTCCTTGTCAGGGAGCGGGAGCCTGACCGTTACATTTCAAAGCCAGGAAAGCCTTTCGAAATGGGGGGTCAGATCTTGGCCATGCGCCCACGCACTCTCAGTGACGCCTGAACGCTGAAACATTACGAATCATGACGGTCATGAGGACCGGAGGCACCATTCCAGAATCCCGGTGATCAAGGCGCGAGCCCTGTCAAGTTGGCCCGATGATGTTGTGTCG
Protein-coding regions in this window:
- a CDS encoding phospholipase A2 encodes the protein MRQVLSAAVLVSLLASCGQTVPDVAVTLPGDSLVGAYAERPELQDPESQAILSRYANDPGLVQALQEAYGERPTVLSFPETPTITGQDLAADRLAYIKRVGWRTVTYYNGQYASYAGTTLPYSGLNWTRDGCSAPDGLGLGYREDFRPACNVHDFAYRNLKVYQRTDANRKTSDDVFYSNMKVICAAKSWYAEPACYSAAYAYYQGVRVGGGGSF
- a CDS encoding DinB family protein; this translates as MPTVDAPDYLSNLTDLLRETFEGTGGQGSHYIDGRGHGSVFETLDDLDHELASTPLKPDGATIAAHTEHIRYYIHILRRFIAQEEDVRPDWPGSWETRTVTPEEWSDLKRAIRDEYAAAMTHLHQIEVWDDEPIGGFLSILTHSAYHLGAIRLLAVTLRHY